A stretch of Lathyrus oleraceus cultivar Zhongwan6 chromosome 6, CAAS_Psat_ZW6_1.0, whole genome shotgun sequence DNA encodes these proteins:
- the LOC127098020 gene encoding glutamate--tRNA ligase, cytoplasmic, with translation MDIKTLSFAASTPPLALIAAAKLAGISPSINSSLPPDSAPTLHFSNGSKLRGAFVLLRYIGRTSTLPNFYGQNAFETSQIDELLEYAPVLSSGPAFENGCKYIDEYLEKRTFLVGYSLSIADIAIWAGLAGAGKRWESLRKSKKYQNLARWYNSIVTEHGTSLNEVTTTYVGKKGLGEPSATKTKDQAVITDKVRNVNGDASDNIKGGGKPLAEIDLPDAEVGKVRLRFAPEPSGYLHIGHSKAALLNKYFAERYQGQVIIRFDDTNPAKESNEFVDNLVKDIDTLGIKYETITYTSDYFPELMELAEKLISQGKAYVDDTPREQMQKERMDGIESKCRNHSVEENLKLWKEMIAGSERGLQCCVRGKLDMQDPNKSLRDPVYYRCNPMPHHRIGSKYKVYPTYDFACPFVDSKEGITHALRSSEYHDRNAQYYRIQEDMGVKKVLIYEFSRLNMVYTLLSKRKLLWFVQNGRVDSWDDPRFPTVQGIVRRGLKIEALIQFIVEQGASKNLNLMEWDKLWTINKKIIDPVCPRHTAVIADRRVLLTLTDGPEESFVRIIPRHKKYEAAGSKATTYTKRIWLDYADAESISAGEEVTLMDWGNAIVKEVEKDQDGNVTGLSGVLHLEGSVKTTKLKLTWLPELDELVSLTLMEFDYLITKKKLEEGEDFVDVLNPCTKKETLAYGDANMRNLQRGEVLQLERKGYFRCDVPFIRPSKPIVLFAIPDGRQQASLK, from the exons ATGGACATCAAAACCCTTTCCTTCGCCGCATCCACGCCACCGTTAGCTCTCATCGCCGCCGCCAAGCTTGCCGGAATTTCTCCATCCATCAATTCCTCCCTCCCTCCCGACTCCGCCCCCACACTTCACTTCTCCAACGG GTCAAAATTGCGTGGAGCATTTGTTCTTCTCCGTTATATTGGAAGAACTTCCACACTTCCGAATTTCTATGGCCAAAATGCATTTGAAACTAGCCAG ATTGATGAATTGTTAGAGTATGCACCTGTACTATCATCTGGCCCTGCTTTTGAGAATGGATGCAAATATATTGACGAGTACTTGGAGAAGCGTACATTTTTAGTTGGTTACTCATTATCAATTGCAGATATAGCTATCTGGGCAGGTCTTGCAG GGGCTGGAAAAAGATGGGAAAGTTTGAGGAAGTCAAAGAAATACCAAAATCTTGCGCGATGGTACAATTCAATAGTGACAGAACACGGTACTTCCTTAAACGAAGTCACGACAACATATGTTGGTAAAAAAGGATTGGGAGAGCCATCTGCAACCAAGACAAAGGACCAGGCAGTCATCACAGATAAAGTAAGGAATGTGAATGGGGATGCATCTGATAACATTAAGGGAGGAGGCAAACCTTTAGCTGAGATAGATCTTCCAGATGCTGAGGTTGGAAAAGTCCGCTTGCGATTTGCACCTGAACCCAGTGGCTATCTTCACATTGGACACTCAAAAGCAGCTCTGTTGAACAAGTATTTTGCTGAGCGATACCAGGGTCAGGTTATTATTCGTTTTGATGATACCAATCCTGCTAAAGAAAGTAATGAATTTGTAGACAACTTGGTGAAAGATATTGATACATTGGGTATCAAATATGAAACAATTACATATACGTCAGATTACTTCCCTGAGTTAATGGAATTGGCTGAAAAATTAATTAGCCAGGGTAAAGCATATGTTGATGATACTCCGCGTGAACAAATGCAAAAGGAGAGAATGGATGGCATAGAATCTAAATGCAGAAACCATAGTGTAGAGGAGAATTTGAAATTATGGAAGGAAATGATTGCAGGATCAGAGAGGGGCTTGCAGTGTTGTGTCCGTGGGAAGTTGGATATGCAAGACCCAAACAAATCACTTCGTGATCCTGTTTATTATCGTTGCAATCCAATGCCTCATCATAGAATTGGATCTAAGTATAAAGTGTATCCAACTTATGATTTTGCTTGTCCATTTGTTGATTCTAAGGAAGGTATCACGCATGCCCTTCGGTCAAGTGAGTATCATGATCGCAATGCTCAATATTACCGGATTCAAGAGGATATGGGAGTTAAGAAAGTTCTCATCTACGAATTTAGCCGGTTGAATATGGTCTACACTCTTCTCAGCAAACGAAAGCTTCTATGGTTTGTCCAAAATGGAAGAGTTGATTCATGGGATGATCCACGGTTTCCTACAGTGCAAGGAATTGTGCGCAGAGGTTTGAAAATTGAAGCACTAATCCAATTTATTGTTGAACAA GGTGCGTCAAAAAATCTCAATCTCATGGAGTGGGACAAGCTCTGGACCATCAATAAGAAGATTATTGACCCTGTATGTCCCAGACACACTGCCGTCATTGCGGATAGACGTGTATTGTTGACCCTAACTGATGGTCCTGAAGAATCATTTGTTCGCATCATACCTAGGCACAAGAAATACGAAGCTGCTGGAAGTAAAGCTACCACATATACTAAAAGGATATGGCTTGACTATGCTGATGCAGAGTCCATATCAGCTGGTGAGGAAGTAACCTTGATGGATTGGGGAAATGCCATAGTAAAGGAAGTAGAGAAGGACCAAGATGGAAATGTCACCGGGCTGAGTGGTGTTTTGCATCTTGAAGGATCTGTGAAGACCACAAAATTGAAGCTCACTTGGCTACCTGAGTTAGATGAACTAGTTAGCCTGACATTGATGGAGTTTGATTATCTAATTACGAAGAAAAAG